A stretch of DNA from Mucilaginibacter daejeonensis:
GGGTTCAAATTCCATGTCGTTCCAAACGATACGCATACCGCGGCCACCACCACCGGCAGTAGCTTTCAATATGATCGGGTAACCGATCTTAGCAGCAATCTGTATACCTTCTTTAACATCGTGCAGTAAGCCTTCAGACCCAGGGATGGTAGGAACGCCGGCTTTTTTCATGGTCGCTTTGGCAGCGGCCTTGTCGCCCATATCATTGATCTGATCAGCAGTGGCACCAATGAATTTGATACCGTACTCAGCGCAAATGGCCGAGAATTTAGCGTTCTCTGACAAAAAGCCGTAACCCGGATGTATAGCATCAGCGTTGGTCAGTTCAGCAGCAGATATGATGTTGGGGATATTCAAATAGGAGTCGCGGCTTGCTGGCGGACCGATACATACGGCCTCATCAGCAAAGCGAACGTGTAAGCTATCGCGGTCGGCGGTAGAGTATACTGCTACCGTTTTGATGCCCATCTCCTTACAAGTACGGATAATGCGCAAGGCTATTTCGCCGCGATTAGCGATCAAGATCTTTTTAAACATGTCTTTTTAGATGTGCTGATATGCAGATGTGCAGATGTGTAGATGAAAAAGATCATTCGCACATCTGCACATTCGCACATTTACATATTTACATAGGTTCAACTAAAAACAAAGGCTGATCGTACTCAACCGGAGAGGCGTTATCGACCAGTACTTTAACGATACGGCCTGAAACCTCTGATTCGATCTCATTGAACAGTTTCATGGCTTCGATGATGCAAAGCACGCTACCGGCTTTGATCTCGTCGCCCACGTTCACGAATGATGGTTTTTCAGGTGTTGATGAACGGTAGAAGGTACCGATCATTGGCGATTTGATGGTCACATATTTTGACACATCAGCAGCGGCAGGCGCTTCGGCCGGAGCCGGGGTATGCACGGTAGTAACCGGTGCAGGAGCAGCAGCGGTAGCCACTGTCAAGCCTGTTGGTACAGTTGCGTTAACTATGGTCGGTGCCTGGTTGGTCTTTATAGTGATCTTGAATTCGTTCTGCTCGATAGAGACCTCATTCACTCCAGATTTAGACACAAAGCGTATTAGATCCTGTATTTGTTTAATATCCATATCGTAGGTACAATTGGTTTTATATTTGGATAAATAAAAACCTAAGTTATAACAAATTAAATAATAATCTTTCCAAATTTAGTAAGCCCATTTCAAATACATAGAGCCCCATGTAAAGCCTCCGCCAAAAGCGGCCAGTACGATGTTATCTCCTTTTTTGAATTTGCTTTCCCACTCCCACAGGCAAAGTGGTATGGTACCGTTGGTGGTGTTGCCGTAGCGCTCAATGTTCACTACTACCTTTTCATCGCTGATGCCCATGCGGTTGGCAGTAGCATCAATGATGCGCTTGTTAGCCTGGTGAGGTACCAGCCAGGCGATATCATCGGCCTGAAGTTCGTTGCGTTGCATGATCTCGGCAGCTACCTCAGCCATGTTGGTCACCGCGAATTTGAACACGGTCTTACCTTCCTGGTAGGCAAAGTGGTCGCGGCGGTCGATACTTTCGTGCGAGGCCGGTATGAGCGAGCCGCCACCTTTCATGTTAAGGAACTCACGGCCTGAGCCATCGCTTTTCAGTACCGAATCAACGATGCCGTAGCCTTCGGTATTCGGTTCAAGCAAGGCGCAACCGCAGCCGTCACCAAAAATGATGCAGGTGGCACGGTCGGTATAATCAATGATAGATGACATTTTATCGCCACCTACTACCAATACTTTTTGATGCTTACCACTTTCGATGAATGATGCGCCGGTGGCTAACCCGAACACGAAGCCCGAGCATGCCGCTTGCAGATCATAACCCCAGGCATTTTTGGCGCCTATCTTATCGGCCAAAATGTTGGCCGTTGCCGGGAATGGCATATCAGGGGTGGTGGTACAAAAAATGATCAGGTCTATCTCTTCGGCGCTGATACCGCGCTTTTTGAGCAGGCCCTCAACAGCCGGTACGGCCATATCTGAGGTGGCCTTACCTTCGCCTTTTAAAATGCGGCGCTCTTTTATACCGGTACGTGTGGTGATCCACTCGTCATTGGTATCAACCAGTTCCTCAAGTTCGTGGTTGGTGAGCACATATTCGGGTGCATAGCCATTTACGGCAGTGATCGCAGCCTGTATCTTATGCATTTAAAAATGATAATAGTTTAAACAAAAGCTTGTTTGATCTTTTCAACAAGCCCGCTCTCGGCCATATTGGTCGATAACAATACCATGTTCTTAATAGCCTCAGGGGTCGAGATACCGTGACCAACCACTACCGGTGCGTTAACACCTAATATAGGGCTGCCACCATATTGCTCGTAATTGAAGCGATCAAAGAACTCGTCGTTCAATCTTTTTTTGCGGGCGATCACATAATATGATTCAGCCAGTTTGATGATCACGTTGCCGGTAAAGCCATCGCAAACATAAATGTCAGCAGCGTCACCGAACAGGTCCCGACCTTCAACATTGCCCACAAAATTGAACTGGTTAGTACCTTTCATCAGTGGGTAAGTAGCCTGGCACAGCATGTTGCCTTTTTCTTCCTCTTCGCCAATGTTTATGAGCCCCACCTTTGGATCGGTAAGGTTATAAACATGCTGACCCAGCAGGCTGCCCAGTACCCCGAACTGCAAAAGCACATCGGGTTTACAATCGGCATTGGCACCTACATCCAATAAAATACCCAAACCGCCTGACAGTTTGGGTACAATGGTGGTCATAGCCGGACGGATCACGCCAGGAATGGTCTTGACACTGAACATGGCTCCTACCAGCATAGCGCCGGTATTACCTGCCGATGAAAAGGCCTGGATCTCTCCCTCCTTTAATAACTTAAAGCCCAGCGCTATGCTGGAACCCGGCTTTTGCGAAATGGCCTTAGTTGGATGCTCGCCCATGCCGATCACTTCGGTCGTATGCACGTACTCGAATACATCGGGGTCATGGCCTGCCTCGGCAAGTATGCTCAAGGCTGCATCTTTGTCGCCTACCAGTACCAGCTTACTGCCGGCCGGCAAGGCTTTATAAGCTTCAACAGCTCCTAAAACAGCCGCTTTAGGAGCATAGTCACCGCCCATAATATCTAAGCCGATCTTCATTTGCAGAAAATGCGGGCTTAGGCTGTGGCAGCTTTTTCGATCAGTAATTTACCGTTGTAGTAAAGGTTACCATCAACAGTGTAAGCACGGTGCGGTAAGTGTACAGCGCCAGTGGTAGCACAGGTAGTTAATGAAGGAGCTTCAGCTTTATAGTGCGTTCTGCGTTTTGCAGTTCTCGATTTGGAGAACTTACGTTTTGGATTTGGCATAACTTCTTAAATATTATATCATTTTAACTTTTTGAGGGCATCCCAGCGTGGGTCGCCACTCTTTTCATTCTCATCACCGCCTGATAGTTCATTCAAACGATCAAGCATATCTTTATCACAATCGCGGCCGTTACCTTCATTACTGCAAACCGCAATAAATGGTACCGCCACATTAATGTATTCATATATCAAACCCGCAACATCGATCTCAGTATCGTTCTTGTGCAGGGTAATTATCTCATCATCCTCGTCAATATCCTCCTCAGCGAACTTGTATACCTGCTGTTCCTTCGCATCTACCGGCTGTTGATACTCCGACAAACAACGATCACAGGTTAACTCCACGGCACCTTTGATGTGGAAGTTCAAGATGATCATGGTCTCCTGTTTATCCAGTTCCACACGCACCTCTAACTTGCCATTCTTGACCAGCGAATATTCGAATTCCTTAAAGAAATCCGCATCTATCACATAGTCGAACTCGTGCTTACCCAGCTTAAGTCCGGTAAAAGGTATCGAATATGTTCTTAATGACCTCAATGAGCGATAATTAGCCCGCAAATGTAGATAAATTAAATGGAATAGGAAAACGTTTTTTCAAATTGGATGTCGCCTTATCCATCATCGAGCCACTATATCTTCAGCCTGATGTTCACCTTCTCTAAAAGTCCAGCCAGCCAGATCATGGCCAACGAGAACACCAGGCATTTGATCAACCCTCCCATCCCCTCGCTCAACACGGCCGGATATCCTGCATCGGCCATCTCATACATGGGGTAAAATATAAAGGGAATGATGTAGCAGGTAAAGGTATTGGTACCCGCCGGCCTGATCGCGTTGAACCAGTGATATTTTTGCTTGATGTCCACAACGTACAGGAAGAACATATATACCACTAAGCTAATGGCCGTACAAATGAACACCCAAGATGGCGTGTCATGAGCTTTAGATATACCGCCACTTACGTAGCGTACAATGAAGCCCATGTTGCCCAGTATGATAGCCAGTAAAATGATACCCGGCCACAGCAGCTTAAGCTCGCCACTTTTCATGAGCCGCATATACATGGCCGAAGTAACGATACCTGCCATGGTGAACGCCTGCATGGCGCCATTTCCGGCCAGCCAAATGTGGCTGTTGTACTTCATGATGAAGGTAAGCCAGCCAAAATGAAAATCAAGATTGATGAGCAGGAAAAATATCCAGGCGGCGGCTTGTATCCACAGTACGCCTTTTGAAAAGTAGTAGATGAGTGCACAGAACATGTACGACCAACCGATGAGCCCCAATATGCCCCACCAGCTAAAGTGCAGCCAGGTAGCATGGGCCGGGTCATTACTGCGGTACATGACCGACATGCCCACCAGCAGCACAACGCCAAGCCCCTGCAGGGCATACCGTTTGAGCATAGTGACATGCCTGTAATCAAGAAATAACAAAAAGAAACTGATGGTTAGCAGGCTTTGCCAAACGGGCTTGGGCAACAAAGTATAAACCTCATCATAAGTTTCCATATTGGCATGGAAGAAACCGATCAGGATCAGTGCCAGCGACCGGGTAATGATGCGCCATGGCACCTTACCGCCGCTGTTCACCCTATTTTGGAAAGCAAAAGGGATCGACAGACCTACAATGAAAAGAAAGGCTGGGAAAATCACGTCGGCCAGGCCAAGGCCGTCAACATCGTCGCCGGCATGCATGAGCCATTTTGGAACATTGGGCATCCCTTCCAGATCATTCACAAAGATCATGAGGAACATAGTTACCGCGCGGAACGCGTCGATAGACCGTACCCGGGTATATAAGTTATCCATTATCGAGTAAAAGTGCTGATCTTAGAACTATCACTAATTGGGTAACGCTCTTAACAAGGAAACATTGCCAACAGTTTGTAACAGTATGGTATCAATCGCGGTCGCGGCTGTGTTTGCTAAAGGCCAACGGGTTCTCATTCAGCACGGCCGTTTCGCGGCGGCGCTTCACGATATGAATAGCCTCGAACAAGGCTTCTCTGAACGAAACCTCTGATGCCTGGTTCTTACCGGCAATGTCATAGGCGGTACCATGATCGGGCGAGGTACGCACAAAACTCAGCCCTGCCGTATAATTAACGCCCGATTCGAACGATATCTGTTTGAACGGAATAAGCCCCTGATCATGGTACATGGCCAGCACAGCATCAAATTTCATGTAGCTGCCGTTGGCAAAAAATCCATCGGCCGGGTACGGACCAAAAGCCAATATGCCGTTGGCTCTCGCCTCTTCAATGGCCGGTATGATCACGTCCTTTTCTTCGTTACCGATCAGTCCATTATCACCCGCATGCGGGTTTAGGCCCAGCACCGCGATCTTGGGTTTACGTATCCAAAAGTCCTGTTTCAGGCTCTTGTTCATGAGCTTTAATTTACCCAGGATCTTTTCAGTAGTGATGCTTTGCGCGATCTGGTTCACCGGTATATGGCCGGTCACCACGCCTACGCGCAGCGTATCGCTTACCAGGAACATGAGCACCTCGGCAGCGTTGTCACGCTCTTGCAGGTATTCGGTGTGCCCTGGGAACTTGAACTCTTCGTTCTGTATGTTGTCTTTATTGATGGGAGCGGTCACCAGCGCATCAATGTTGCCGGCCAGAAGATCATCAGTGGCCTTTTGCAGTGATAGTAATGCGTATTTGCCGCCGGCCTCGGTCACCTGACCTAACTCGATCTTCACTTCATCTTCCCAGCAGTTGATCAGGTTGGCTTTTTTATGATGAGCCTGTGCAGCGCTTTCGATCACGTTAAAATTAAGATCATGCACCTGCACCGTACGGCGGTGGAACGAAGCCACCTTGGTGTGTCCGTAAACGATGGGGATACAGTGATCGAATATGCGGCTATCAGCCAATGTTTTGATGATCACCTCTAACCCAATGCCGTTAACATCACCTATGCTGATACCTATCTTTAACTTTTCGCTCATGATTCTAAATTTCGCTGACCAGCTGTTGACCGGCCAGTTAGCCGTGCGGCTAAAACGCCGCATCTTTGCAAATTAATGTAATTTCGGCAACAAGTTTCGCCTTTACGTTACAAATATCACGTAATTTGTAAAAATTTGAGCATATATAATGTCGTTAGTTCGTGCAAAGAAACACTTAGGGCAGCATTTTTTGACCGATAAAAACATCGCCACCAAGATCGTTGATGCCCTCCGGCCTGAAGGTAGTTACACACAAGTATTGGAGGTAGGCCCGGGTATGGGTATCCTGTCCGACATCCTGCTGCAACGCACCGAATACGATACACACCTGCTCGATATCGACACCGAATCATACCTTTTCCTGCAAAAGAAGTATCCGCAACTGCGTCAGCGCCTGATCAATGCCGATTTTCTGGAGGTCGACCTGAGCGCTATATTTGATGGACCGTTTGCCATCATCGGTAACTTCCCTTACAATATATCCTCACAGATACTGTTCAAGGTGCTTGACAACCGCCAGCAGGTGCCCGAGGTGGTAGGCATGTTTCAAAAAGAAGTAGCCGAGCGCTGCAACGCAAAGGCTGGCAGTAAGGAATATGGCATCCTCAGCGTTTTTTTACAGGCTTATTATAAGGTCGAGTACTTGTTCACGGTGAAGGCTGGGGTGTTCAATCCGCCGCCTAAGGTGTTATCGGCCGTGATCCGCCTCACTCGCAACGACACCAAGGAACTCGATTGCGACGAGAAACTATTTTGGCAGGTGGTGAAAGCGGGCTTTAACCAGCGCCGCAAGACCTTGCGTAATGCCTTATCGAGCCTGATCAACAAAGAGGCCATGGCCAATGAACCTGCGTTGGACCTGCGTGCCGAGCGCCTCACCGTGGCAGACTTTGTAGCCCTGACCAATCAAATAAGCGCCAACCGCTAATATGAATAAAGACCTGCTTATCGTGGACGACCTCCACCCTATATTTATTGAACACACTCAGACCCTGGGCTACACCTGCGACTACAGACCGACCATCAAACCCGATGAGGCTTTGGCCGTTATTGGTAACTATACAGGGTTGGTGATCCGTTCCAAGTTCCAGGTAACGCGTGAGTTCATAGATGCGGCCACTCAACTCAAATTCATTGCACGTGCGGGCGCCGGGATGGATAATATCGATGAAGAGTATGCTAAACAGAAAGGCATTGCATTGGTCAATGCACCTGAAGGCAATATGGACGCTGTAGGCGAGCATGCTGTAGGAATGCTATTGTCTTTAATGAATAATCTGAACCGTGGCGATGCCCAGATCCGCAACGGAGAATGGCTCCGCGAAGCCAACCGGGGTTATGAGCTGAAGGGCTGTACCGTAGGCATAGTGGGATACGGCCATATGGGCCAAAGCTTTGCCCGCAAGCTAAAAGGCTTTGGGGTAGATGTGATCGCCTACGATAAATACAAGACAGGCTTCAGCGATGGCTTTGCCCGCGAGGTAAGTATGGAAGAGATCGTTAAACATAGCGAGGTACTAAGCCTCCATGTGCCGCTCACCAAAGAGACCAAGGCGCTGGTGAATGACGAGTATCTGTTCCATTTTCGCAAGCCTATATTTTTGATCAATACCTCACGCGGGCAGGTGGTGAATACCCAGGCGGTACTCAACGGCATCAAGGCAGGCAAGATATTGGGGGCAGGCCTCGATGTGCTGGAGACCGAGAAGTTCCCGGTCCTGGCCGAGCAGCCCTGGTTCGATGAATTGAAGCAGAGCGACAAGGTGTTACTGAGCCCGCACGTGGCCGGCTGGACCTTCGACTCGTACCGCAAGATCAGTGAGATAATGGCACTCAAAATAAAAAATTTGGATATTCAAACTTAAAAATCCTATCTTCGTTGTAATACCAAACAAGACTATGCTGGCGTTAAGCCTACATAGTCTTGTTTGTTTTTTATAGCAGCCGTACGTCCTTTCTACAAAATGGGAAGGGCGGTTTTTTTTGGTCGCTATTTCGTTTACATATCTATTTAAAATATTGTGTTATGGCAGATGTTGCTTACTATACCAAAGAAGGTCTGGAAAAACTAAAAGAAGAATTACAACAGTTAAAAACTACTGGCAGAGCCAATATAGCCAAGGCCATAGCCGAGGCGCGTGATAAAGGTGATCTTTCGGAGAACGCGGAATATGATGCCGCCAAGGAAGCTCAAGGCCTGCATGAGACCAAGATCGCCAAGCTGGAAGAGACACTGGCCAACGCACGTTTACTGGATGAGTCGAAACTTGATACCTCAAAGGTGCTGGCTTTATCGATCGTGAAGATAAAGAATAAAAAGAACGGTGCCACCATGAGCTACCAACTGGTATCAGAGACCGAAGCCGACCTTAAGGCTGGCAAGATATCCGTAGCATCGCCAATAGCCAAAGGCCTGTTAGGCAAAAAGGTAGGCGATACCACCGAGATACAAGTGCCCGCCGGCAAAGTGGAATTCGAGATATTGGAGATCAGTAGATAAGTGATTAGTGAGCGGTCGATCGGTGAGTGGTTGATACCTCTCATACGACCGATCAACTACTTAACCATTCTAACTATTTAACTAACCACAACTACCCATGAGCGTTTTTTCAAAGATCATATCAGGAGAGATTCCTGCCTATAAAGTCGCTGAAAGCGTTGACTTTTTAGCATTTTTGGATATCGGTCCGCTTGCCGAAGGCCACGTGCTGGTGATCCCTAAAAAAGAGGTGGATTACTTATTTGATCTGGAGGATGAGTTATACACAGGCTTGCAGTTGTTCGCCAAGATCGTGGCCACTGCGTTGAAGGCTGCCATTCCCTGTAAAAAGGTGGGCGTAGCGGTGATCGGTTTAGAGGTACCTCATGCACACATTCACCTCATACCCATGAACCGTGTGGACGACATGAACTTTGCCCGCCCTAAACTCAGCTTCACGCCAGAAGAATTAGAAGCTACGGCCGAGAAGATCAAAGCGGCCTTAAGAGAAGAATAATTTTTTTTTCTACAGCAGCCGTCATTTTAGATGATAAGCATACAGATCAGGTATCTGTTCGATCATTTAAAATGACGGCTCTTTTTTAAGCGGATCACTCCTTCTTTTTGATCTGTAAGGGGTTGGCTACCCGCTTGCTGTTATCCTTCACAAAAGCCTCCCAGCCAGAATAGCTGATCTTGCTTCCCCTGCCCGTGGTGATCTTTTGGAAGCTATGACAAACGGCCACGGCCAATCCGTCGGTAGCATCCAAGAACTCAGGAGTTTCTTTAAAATTTAACAAACGTTGCAGCATGGCAGCTACCTGCTCTTTGGTGGCATTACCGTTGCCCGTGATCGCTTGCTTGATCTTACGCGGCGAGTACTCGTTGACCGGGATATTGCGTGATAAGGCGGCAGCTATGGCCGTACCCTGAGCCCTCCCCAGTTTGAGCATCACCTGGATATTCTTGCCATAAAAAGGTGCCTCGATAGCCAAAGCATCGGGGTGATAATTATCGATCAGCGCTATCGTCTTTTCAAAGATGCGTTGCAGTTTGAGCATGTGCTCCTCGGTGGTGCCGGGTATCTTCACACTACC
This window harbors:
- a CDS encoding YceD family protein, giving the protein MRANYRSLRSLRTYSIPFTGLKLGKHEFDYVIDADFFKEFEYSLVKNGKLEVRVELDKQETMIILNFHIKGAVELTCDRCLSEYQQPVDAKEQQVYKFAEEDIDEDDEIITLHKNDTEIDVAGLIYEYINVAVPFIAVCSNEGNGRDCDKDMLDRLNELSGGDENEKSGDPRWDALKKLK
- a CDS encoding DUF5009 domain-containing protein, coding for MDNLYTRVRSIDAFRAVTMFLMIFVNDLEGMPNVPKWLMHAGDDVDGLGLADVIFPAFLFIVGLSIPFAFQNRVNSGGKVPWRIITRSLALILIGFFHANMETYDEVYTLLPKPVWQSLLTISFFLLFLDYRHVTMLKRYALQGLGVVLLVGMSVMYRSNDPAHATWLHFSWWGILGLIGWSYMFCALIYYFSKGVLWIQAAAWIFFLLINLDFHFGWLTFIMKYNSHIWLAGNGAMQAFTMAGIVTSAMYMRLMKSGELKLLWPGIILLAIILGNMGFIVRYVSGGISKAHDTPSWVFICTAISLVVYMFFLYVVDIKQKYHWFNAIRPAGTNTFTCYIIPFIFYPMYEMADAGYPAVLSEGMGGLIKCLVFSLAMIWLAGLLEKVNIRLKI
- the pdxA gene encoding 4-hydroxythreonine-4-phosphate dehydrogenase PdxA, with product MSEKLKIGISIGDVNGIGLEVIIKTLADSRIFDHCIPIVYGHTKVASFHRRTVQVHDLNFNVIESAAQAHHKKANLINCWEDEVKIELGQVTEAGGKYALLSLQKATDDLLAGNIDALVTAPINKDNIQNEEFKFPGHTEYLQERDNAAEVLMFLVSDTLRVGVVTGHIPVNQIAQSITTEKILGKLKLMNKSLKQDFWIRKPKIAVLGLNPHAGDNGLIGNEEKDVIIPAIEEARANGILAFGPYPADGFFANGSYMKFDAVLAMYHDQGLIPFKQISFESGVNYTAGLSFVRTSPDHGTAYDIAGKNQASEVSFREALFEAIHIVKRRRETAVLNENPLAFSKHSRDRD
- the plsX gene encoding phosphate acyltransferase PlsX; protein product: MKIGLDIMGGDYAPKAAVLGAVEAYKALPAGSKLVLVGDKDAALSILAEAGHDPDVFEYVHTTEVIGMGEHPTKAISQKPGSSIALGFKLLKEGEIQAFSSAGNTGAMLVGAMFSVKTIPGVIRPAMTTIVPKLSGGLGILLDVGANADCKPDVLLQFGVLGSLLGQHVYNLTDPKVGLINIGEEEEKGNMLCQATYPLMKGTNQFNFVGNVEGRDLFGDAADIYVCDGFTGNVIIKLAESYYVIARKKRLNDEFFDRFNYEQYGGSPILGVNAPVVVGHGISTPEAIKNMVLLSTNMAESGLVEKIKQAFV
- the accB gene encoding acetyl-CoA carboxylase biotin carboxyl carrier protein; its protein translation is MDIKQIQDLIRFVSKSGVNEVSIEQNEFKITIKTNQAPTIVNATVPTGLTVATAAAPAPVTTVHTPAPAEAPAAADVSKYVTIKSPMIGTFYRSSTPEKPSFVNVGDEIKAGSVLCIIEAMKLFNEIESEVSGRIVKVLVDNASPVEYDQPLFLVEPM
- the ruvC gene encoding crossover junction endodeoxyribonuclease RuvC, which produces MIAQPQKERIILGIDPGTAVMGYGLVKETGSKMELIALGSVKIPGTTEEHMLKLQRIFEKTIALIDNYHPDALAIEAPFYGKNIQVMLKLGRAQGTAIAAALSRNIPVNEYSPRKIKQAITGNGNATKEQVAAMLQRLLNFKETPEFLDATDGLAVAVCHSFQKITTGRGSKISYSGWEAFVKDNSKRVANPLQIKKKE
- a CDS encoding beta-ketoacyl-ACP synthase III; translated protein: MHKIQAAITAVNGYAPEYVLTNHELEELVDTNDEWITTRTGIKERRILKGEGKATSDMAVPAVEGLLKKRGISAEEIDLIIFCTTTPDMPFPATANILADKIGAKNAWGYDLQAACSGFVFGLATGASFIESGKHQKVLVVGGDKMSSIIDYTDRATCIIFGDGCGCALLEPNTEGYGIVDSVLKSDGSGREFLNMKGGGSLIPASHESIDRRDHFAYQEGKTVFKFAVTNMAEVAAEIMQRNELQADDIAWLVPHQANKRIIDATANRMGISDEKVVVNIERYGNTTNGTIPLCLWEWESKFKKGDNIVLAAFGGGFTWGSMYLKWAY
- a CDS encoding 2-hydroxyacid dehydrogenase; the protein is MNKDLLIVDDLHPIFIEHTQTLGYTCDYRPTIKPDEALAVIGNYTGLVIRSKFQVTREFIDAATQLKFIARAGAGMDNIDEEYAKQKGIALVNAPEGNMDAVGEHAVGMLLSLMNNLNRGDAQIRNGEWLREANRGYELKGCTVGIVGYGHMGQSFARKLKGFGVDVIAYDKYKTGFSDGFAREVSMEEIVKHSEVLSLHVPLTKETKALVNDEYLFHFRKPIFLINTSRGQVVNTQAVLNGIKAGKILGAGLDVLETEKFPVLAEQPWFDELKQSDKVLLSPHVAGWTFDSYRKISEIMALKIKNLDIQT
- the greA gene encoding transcription elongation factor GreA, with amino-acid sequence MADVAYYTKEGLEKLKEELQQLKTTGRANIAKAIAEARDKGDLSENAEYDAAKEAQGLHETKIAKLEETLANARLLDESKLDTSKVLALSIVKIKNKKNGATMSYQLVSETEADLKAGKISVASPIAKGLLGKKVGDTTEIQVPAGKVEFEILEISR
- a CDS encoding HIT family protein; its protein translation is MSVFSKIISGEIPAYKVAESVDFLAFLDIGPLAEGHVLVIPKKEVDYLFDLEDELYTGLQLFAKIVATALKAAIPCKKVGVAVIGLEVPHAHIHLIPMNRVDDMNFARPKLSFTPEELEATAEKIKAALREE
- the rpmF gene encoding 50S ribosomal protein L32, with the protein product MPNPKRKFSKSRTAKRRTHYKAEAPSLTTCATTGAVHLPHRAYTVDGNLYYNGKLLIEKAATA
- the rsmA gene encoding 16S rRNA (adenine(1518)-N(6)/adenine(1519)-N(6))-dimethyltransferase RsmA, which produces MSLVRAKKHLGQHFLTDKNIATKIVDALRPEGSYTQVLEVGPGMGILSDILLQRTEYDTHLLDIDTESYLFLQKKYPQLRQRLINADFLEVDLSAIFDGPFAIIGNFPYNISSQILFKVLDNRQQVPEVVGMFQKEVAERCNAKAGSKEYGILSVFLQAYYKVEYLFTVKAGVFNPPPKVLSAVIRLTRNDTKELDCDEKLFWQVVKAGFNQRRKTLRNALSSLINKEAMANEPALDLRAERLTVADFVALTNQISANR